In a genomic window of Streptomyces koelreuteriae:
- a CDS encoding bifunctional metallophosphatase/5'-nucleotidase: MPATSPASVHQERRRRRTNRFAAVAAGVVTVGALAAAGLPGSATAGEDHRKGGHWPGRYQDVQLLSFNDLHGNLEPPAGSSGRVTEQQADGTTKTIDAGGVEYLATHLREARKGEKYSVTAAGGDMVGASPLISGLFHDEPTIEALNKLDLDVTSVGNHEFDEGAKELGRLQKGGCHPKEGCYTDKKFKGADFPYLAANVLDEKTKKPILKPYWVWKKKDVKVGFIGVTLEGTPDIVSAEGVKGLSFKDEVETINKYAKELRKKGVKSIVALIHEGGFPASTSYNYDCDSPGAGDGISGPIVDIAKNVTPQVDALVTGHTHNAYVCSIDDPAGKPRMVTSAASFGRLYTDTTLTYDRKTGDIARTAVKSANRVVTRDVPKAPDMTRLISKWNTLAAPIGNKPIGYISGDIGNTGSESPLGDLIADAQLAHGKKLDAETDLALMNPGGIRAPLTYAAKAGEGDGVVTYAEGFTVQPFANTVNLQNFTGAQLIQVLKEQVTGANAAAPKVLQVSSGLTYTLDLTKSGADRVVTDSVKLDGKAIDPAATYRVATNSFLAGGGDGFPTLGQGTNDLVGLDDLAALEQYLTANSSASNPLAPPKADRITIVK; the protein is encoded by the coding sequence ATGCCAGCCACTTCACCGGCATCGGTGCACCAGGAGCGCCGTAGACGTCGTACGAATCGTTTCGCCGCAGTCGCCGCCGGTGTCGTCACCGTCGGTGCGCTGGCCGCCGCCGGGCTGCCGGGGTCGGCGACCGCGGGCGAGGACCACCGCAAGGGCGGTCACTGGCCCGGCCGCTACCAGGATGTCCAGCTGCTGTCGTTCAACGACCTGCACGGCAACCTGGAGCCGCCGGCCGGTTCGTCCGGCCGGGTCACCGAGCAGCAGGCGGACGGTACGACGAAGACCATCGACGCGGGTGGCGTCGAGTACCTGGCCACGCATCTGCGTGAGGCCCGCAAGGGTGAGAAGTACTCCGTCACCGCCGCCGGCGGCGACATGGTCGGCGCCTCCCCGCTGATCTCCGGGCTCTTCCACGACGAGCCGACGATCGAGGCGCTGAACAAGCTCGACCTCGACGTCACCTCCGTCGGCAACCACGAGTTCGACGAGGGCGCCAAGGAGCTGGGCCGTCTGCAGAAGGGCGGCTGCCACCCGAAGGAAGGGTGCTACACGGACAAGAAGTTCAAGGGCGCCGACTTCCCCTACCTGGCCGCCAACGTCCTCGACGAGAAGACGAAGAAGCCGATCCTCAAGCCTTACTGGGTGTGGAAGAAGAAGGACGTCAAGGTCGGCTTCATCGGCGTGACCCTGGAGGGCACCCCGGACATCGTCTCCGCCGAGGGCGTCAAGGGCCTCTCCTTCAAGGACGAGGTCGAGACGATCAACAAGTACGCCAAGGAGCTGCGGAAGAAGGGCGTGAAGTCCATCGTCGCCCTCATCCACGAGGGCGGCTTCCCGGCGTCGACGTCGTACAACTACGACTGTGACTCCCCGGGCGCGGGCGACGGCATCTCCGGGCCGATCGTCGACATCGCCAAGAACGTCACGCCGCAGGTGGACGCGCTGGTCACCGGCCACACCCACAACGCGTACGTGTGCAGCATCGACGACCCGGCGGGCAAGCCCCGCATGGTCACCTCGGCCGCGTCCTTCGGCCGCCTCTACACCGACACCACGCTGACCTACGACCGCAAGACCGGCGACATCGCCCGTACGGCAGTGAAGTCGGCGAACCGCGTGGTCACCCGGGACGTCCCCAAGGCGCCCGACATGACGCGGCTGATCAGCAAGTGGAACACCCTGGCCGCGCCCATCGGCAACAAGCCGATCGGCTACATCTCCGGCGACATCGGCAACACCGGCAGCGAGTCCCCGCTCGGCGACCTGATCGCCGACGCCCAGCTCGCCCACGGCAAGAAGCTCGATGCGGAGACCGACCTGGCGTTGATGAACCCGGGAGGTATCCGGGCACCCCTGACGTATGCGGCCAAAGCCGGTGAAGGCGACGGTGTCGTGACATACGCGGAGGGCTTCACGGTCCAGCCGTTCGCCAACACCGTGAACCTGCAGAACTTCACGGGCGCGCAGCTGATCCAGGTTCTCAAGGAGCAGGTCACCGGCGCGAACGCGGCGGCGCCGAAGGTCCTCCAGGTGTCGTCGGGCCTGACCTACACGCTGGACCTCACCAAGTCCGGCGCCGACCGCGTCGTCACCGACTCGGTCAAGCTGGACGGCAAGGCCATCGACCCGGCGGCCACCTACCGTGTCGCGACGAACAGCTTCCTCGCGGGCGGCGGCGACGGATTCCCGACGCTGGGCCAGGGCACGAACGACCTCGTCGGCCTCGACGATCTGGCCGCTCTGGAGCAGTACTTGACGGCCAACTCCTCGGCGTCGAACCCGCTCGCGCCGCCGAAGGCGGACCGGATCACCATCGTGAAGTAA
- a CDS encoding LmeA family phospholipid-binding protein gives MRTPHRIDTHHPDDRSEQPHNPYDELGALDDGPLEATPLQDFLGEDAERRDEQEPEWSPPDHRRGGRRKKNRFAGLPFAVKAVVGLVVLASFAALGDRWAVLYAEHKAAGTLKDRLDLAAAPEVEIGGFPFLTQLADKRLESVKVTVPDVAADRVSLAKVSATAHDVRLNADGLTSVRGADVPRFDGDVMLSFEDLNRELGASQVTFTGEGRDRVRARGTLPVAGHNLKLRAEARIQRQGERGIATEIGGMRLDIGDLATYRPGKRASEGLHLTPKASADLARETQKAKALLSVPAIVKRMGVPEATVNDALADDGKLAELTGSPRFARQAERLNLIDLALNNPDVLKRLGLDPDLLGELSGLTRPVLADRLALAFELPKPEQGDVKLEDVRVEKDGIKVRLSGSGLSVGS, from the coding sequence ATGCGCACCCCCCACCGCATAGACACGCATCATCCCGACGACCGCTCCGAACAGCCCCACAACCCTTACGACGAGCTCGGCGCCCTCGATGACGGGCCTCTGGAGGCGACCCCTCTGCAGGACTTCCTCGGCGAGGACGCGGAGCGGCGTGACGAGCAGGAGCCGGAGTGGTCGCCGCCCGATCACCGTCGCGGCGGCCGACGAAAAAAGAATCGTTTCGCCGGGCTGCCGTTCGCGGTGAAGGCGGTGGTGGGCCTGGTCGTTCTCGCCTCGTTCGCCGCCCTCGGTGACCGCTGGGCGGTGCTGTACGCCGAGCACAAGGCCGCGGGCACCCTCAAGGACCGCCTCGACCTGGCCGCCGCGCCCGAGGTGGAGATCGGCGGCTTCCCCTTCCTCACCCAGCTCGCCGACAAGCGGCTGGAGTCGGTGAAGGTGACCGTCCCGGACGTCGCCGCCGACCGGGTCTCGCTGGCCAAGGTGTCGGCAACGGCCCATGACGTACGGCTGAACGCCGACGGCCTGACCTCCGTGCGCGGCGCCGACGTCCCCCGGTTCGACGGCGACGTCATGCTGTCCTTCGAGGACCTCAACCGCGAACTCGGCGCCTCCCAGGTGACGTTCACCGGCGAGGGCCGGGACCGCGTGCGGGCGCGCGGCACCCTGCCGGTCGCCGGGCACAACCTGAAGCTGCGGGCCGAGGCCCGGATCCAGCGGCAGGGGGAGCGGGGCATCGCCACGGAGATCGGCGGCATGCGCCTGGACATCGGGGATCTCGCCACCTACCGCCCCGGCAAGCGCGCCTCGGAAGGGCTGCATCTGACGCCCAAGGCCTCCGCCGACCTGGCCCGGGAGACCCAGAAGGCCAAGGCGCTGCTGTCGGTCCCCGCCATCGTGAAGCGCATGGGCGTCCCCGAGGCGACCGTGAACGACGCCCTGGCCGACGACGGCAAGCTCGCCGAGCTGACCGGCTCCCCGCGCTTCGCCCGCCAGGCCGAACGCCTCAACCTCATCGACCTCGCCCTGAACAACCCCGACGTCCTCAAGCGCCTCGGCCTCGACCCCGACCTCCTCGGCGAGCTCTCGGGCCTGACCCGCCCGGTCCTTGCCGACCGCCTCGCCCTGGCGTTCGAACTGCCCAAGCCGGAGCAGGGGGACGTGAAGCTGGAGGACGTACGGGTGGAGAAGGACGGCATCAAGGTGCGGCTGTCGGGCTCGGGGCTGTCGGTGGGCAGCTGA